From the genome of Mya arenaria isolate MELC-2E11 chromosome 5, ASM2691426v1:
ACTAACTGGATTGGCCTTAAAGGTGAATCAAGTAAGGAGCGTACATTGTATAATGTGTTGGTAAGAACCAGCCACCCAGTTAGCTTAGTTGGTTAGATCGTCATGCTAGTCTTTCGCCAGCCATGGGTTAGAGCCCAACAGCGGGCACATTTTTCCTCCTAGGATTATTTTTAGCGGAtagaaatcaatatttttatgagTAATGTTAGCCAAATGTTTGTATTAGTGGTTATACATCATCAACACTTTTGATTAGGGCTGTTATTGTTAAcagttcattattattttaaatgagacagaaaaatttcaatttctattttattgaCTAAAGTCTATTTTATTGCGTTAAAAAAAGTGTCTGTCAATCGCTTATTTAGTTTCATCCCTCTCAATTATACATATTTAGATTAATAacagatgtttgttttttccagCCAGATGACAGAGGAACGGTATGTACCCATTTACTCAGTAACAATAAGACCGACATCGCTAGACATATGTGCAGGTTAACAGTCTTCACTAAGTTTCAAGTTTAAAGGaactttgtatgaaatattatgaaaaaatggaaaaaaaatgtcttgcCCTTTGAACGCATCTAtcataatgttttgtaaataaagagGCTTTGCAGTTAAATAGACAAGATACAGTTATATAGACAAGATACAGTTATATAGACAAGATAGATACAGTTAAATAGGCAAGATACAGTTATATAGACAAGATACAGTTAAATAGACAAGATACAGTTATATAGACAAGATACAGTTATATAGACAAGATACAGTTATATAGACAAGATACAGTTAAATAGGCAAGATACAGTTATATAGACAAGATACAGTTAAATAGACAAGATACAGTTATATAGACAAGATACAGTTATATAGAAAAGATACAGACAAAGTACAGTTAAATAGACAAGATACAGTTATATAACTCACACTTCTTTATTATTGTGTCATGCCTTTTATGATAATTCTGTACACAGATTAATGAAGTCCCTGTTCTGCGGGTCACACGGAGAGGGGCGGAGGCCGTACACTTTGTAACCAAGGCAATAGAGGCTGGCACATCGGTGCACATGGTGGTTGACTGGGTGCGCAGGTTCGATCACATGCAGCAGCACTCTGGACAGCACCTCATCACCGCTGTTACTGAGACCTTGTATGGCTGGCCAACAACAACATGGTTGGTACTGTCAAGTAGTGTTAAAGGATTGCTCAGGCATAGTGAAAGACTTACAGCTTTTAGtaacctggccccaatttctcgaaacttcttaagtctcttataacaggattaagctaatctcactatttttgttgttctataaaatgtgttatatttacttcttcaagaatttttagaaattatgtaggaaaaatctgtatgattaacagaataaaccatttttcatttatcaaaatccattttcagtatgttttttggctaattgaaataagcgacttaagcctgttaagcttaagaagtttcgagaaattggggccagtcaTGTAACTAATTTTCCAcatttcttgttcattgtcTAGAGAATTTGGCAAGAAACATTCAGACCCCATCAAATTTTTCCACACTTGGCTTGTTGATCATACAGGTTTTATGAAATGTTGTTGCTGATTTTTAGTGATATATTATACAAGTCTTACTCAgtcattgtacatgtacttttaaaataaaatcataaacaactTTACAGACAACAAAATCTAtggtttgtatttttatcttctTCTGATTAAGATATTAAGTCTTAAACTCTTTGTTACCAACATTAAACTCCGAGCATACTGTACCATGTGTTACATGTATCTGTGTTTATTTAGGAACCTTGGTGAGAAGACATCTTTCATTGAACTAGACACACCCAAAATGACGGAAGAACAGATGCAAACCCTGGAATCTGAGATCAACAAGACTATCAGACAGGGCGTAAAAGTTTTCCCCACCCTCTATGAGAACAAGGATGACCCCGCTCTGGCTGAGGCACGTTGCAGGGGTTTACCAGATGACCATGAAGGGCCCGTCAGAGTTCTCGCAATAGAGGGGATAGACTCCTGTCTCTGCTGTGGAACACATGTAACCAATGTTACAGATTTAcaggtatgtggaacacatgtagccaATGTTACAGATTTAcaggtatgtgaaacacatgtaaCCAATGTTACAGATTTAcaggtatgtggaacacatgtaacCAATGTTACAGATTTACAGGTACAAATATaagtgtatgtatattttaacttaGGAGTActttaagtgtgttttttattgatttcatcTACTCCAGGTTGTAAAACTGCTGTTGACAGAAAAGGGAAAGAGGAAGAACTCCATCAACCTGCACTTTGTATGTGGTGACCGGGTGTTGCAGTATCTGGGCAGGGCCGTGCAAGTGGAACGCTCTCTAAACGTGCTGCTCAAGTAAGCCtcagttaaaggtttataaatTAAGCTCAGCTATGctttgataaaaataacaactgaGGTATGATTATGCATTGGTAATTATGTAACGGCTGAACAGTTCATTATTAAACTAGGGTTAAATTGAAGTATACTTTTTTACATTGTGTGTTAAACAAATTGTGCTTTTTATCTTCAGAAGGTACACGCATATGCATATATGGTCACTTCATTAggttttataatttattcaaacaaGAAAATGATGAAATTTCTTGGTCCTTCATTTTTGTGAATAGGGGACCCCTAGAACAACATTTTGAGCTGGCAGAGAAGGCAGTAAAAGGATATAAAAACTCAAATAAGGTAAGTCACATTATTGAAGCATTAGACttcctttttcatattttttatagatatatttgtttCTGAAGATAAGTACTCATTAAAAGATTTGTCCATTCTAAAACAGGCTGTCACACTCTGCTGATGTATGTGTAACTATGGGGTGGGAGTCTCATGTTAATGCTGATGTATGTGTAACTATTGGGTGGGAGTCTCAATGTTAATGCTGATGTATTTGTAACTATGGGGTGGGAGTCTCATGTTAATGCTGATGTATGTGTAACTATGGGGTGGGTGTCTCAATGTTAATGCTGAAGTATGTGTAACTATGGGCTGGGAGTCTCAATGTTAATGCTGATGTATGTGTAACTATGGGGTGGGAGTCTCAATGTTAATGCTGATGTATGTGTAATTATGGGGTGGGAGTCTCAATGTTAATGCTGATGTATGTGTAACTATGGGATGGGAGTCTTAATGTTAATGCTGATGTATGTGTAACTATTGGATGATAGTCTTAATGTTAATGCTGATGTATGTGTAACTATTGGTTGGGAGTCTTAATGTTAATGATGATGTATGTGTAACTATTGAGTGGGAGTCTTAATGTTAATGCTGATGTATGTGTAACTATGGGGTGGGAGTCTCAATGTTAATGCTGATGTAAGTGTAACTATGGGGTGGGAGTCTTAATGTTAATGCTGATGTATGTGTAACTATTGGGTGGGAGTCTCAATGTTAATGCTGTTGTATGTGTAACTATGGGGTGGGAGTCTCAATGTTTATGCTGATGTATGTGTAACTATTGGGTGGGAGTCTTAATGTTAATGCTGATGTATGTGTAACTATTGGATGGTAGTCTTAATGTTAATGCTGATGTATGTGTAACTATTGGTTGGGAGTCTTAATGTTAATGATGATGTATGTGTAACTATTGAGTGGGAGTCTTAATGTTAATGCTGATGTATGTGTAACTATTAAGTGGGAGTCTTAATGTTAATGCTGATGTATGTGTAACTATTGGATGGGAGTCTTAATGTTAATGCTGATGTATGTGTAACTATGGGGTGGGAGTCTCAATGTTAATGCTGATGTATGTGTAATTATGGGGTGGGAGTCTCAATGTTAATGCTGATGTATGTGTAACTATGGGATGGGAGTCTTAATGTTAATGCTGATGTATGTGTAACTATTGGTTGGGAGTCTTAATGTTAATGCTGATGTATGTGTAACTATTGAATGGTAGTCTTAATGTTAATGCTGATGTATGTGTAACTATTGGTTGGGAGTCTTAATGTTAATGATGATGTATGTGTTACTATTGAGTGGGAGTCTTAATGTTAATGCTGATGTATGTGTAACTATGGGGTGGGAGTCTCAATGTTAATGCTGATGTAAGTGTAACTATGGGGTGGGCGTCTCAATGTTAATGCTGATGTATGTGTAACTATTGGGTGGGAGTCTTAATGTTAATGCTGATGTATGTGTAACTATTGGATGGGAGTCTTAATGTTAATGCTGATGTATGTGTAACTATTGGTTGGGAGTCTTAATGTTAATGCTGATGTATGTGTAACTATTGGATGGTAGTCTTAATGTTAATGCTGATGTATGTGTAACTATTGGTTGGGAGTCTTAATGTTAATGATGATGTATGTGTAACTATTGAGTGGGAGTCTTAATGTTAATGCTGATGTATGTGTAACTATGGGGTGGGAGTCTCAATGTTAATGCTGATGTAAGTGTAACTATGGGGTGGGAGTCTTAATGTTAATGCTGATGTATGTGTAACTATTGGGTGGGAGTCTCAATGTTAATGCTGTTGTATGTGTAACTATGGGGTGGGAGTCTTAATGTTAATGCTTATGTATGTGTAACTATTGGTTGGGAGTCTTAAAGTTAATGATGATGTATGTGTAACTATTAAGTGGGAGTCTTAATGTTAATGCTGATTTATGTGTAACTATTGGATGGGAGTCTTAATGTTAATGCTGATGTATGTGTAACTATGGGGTGGGAGTCTCAATGTTAATGTTGATGTAAGTGTAATTATGGGGTGGGAGTCTTAATGTTAATGCTGATGTATGTGTAACTATGGGGTGGGAGTCTCAATGTTAATGCTGATGTATGTGTAACTATTGGGTGGGAGTCTTTATGTTAATGCTGATGTATGTGTTACTATTAAGTGGGAGTCTTAATGTTAATGCTGATTTATGTGTAACTATTGGATGGTAGTCTTAATGTTAATGCTGATGTATGTGTAACTATTGGTTGGGAGTCTTAATGTTAATGATGATGTATGTGTTACTATTGAGTGGGAGTCTTAATGTTAATGCTGATGTATGTGTAACTATGGGGTGGGAGTCTCAATGTTAATGCTGATGTAAGTGTAACTATGGGGTGGGCGTCTCAATGTTAATGCTGATGTATGTGTAACTATTGGGTGGGAGTCTTAATGTTAATGCTGATGTATGTGTAACTATTGGATGGGAGTCTTAATGTTAATGCTGATGTATGTGTAACTATTGGTTGGGAGTCTTAATGTTAATGCTGATGTATGTGTAACTATTGGATGGTAGTCTTAATGTTAATGCTGATGTATGTGTAACTATTGGTTGGGAGTCTTAATGTTAATGATGATGTATGTGTAACTATTGAGTGGGAGTCTTAATGTTAATGCTGATGTATGTGTAACTATGGGGTGGGAGTCTCAATGTTAATGCTGATGTAAGTGTAACTATGGGGTGGGAGTCTTAATGTTAATGCTGATGTATGTGTAACTATTGGGTGGGAGTCTCAATGTTAATGCTGTTGTATGTGTAACTATGGGGTGGGAGTCTCAATGTTTATGCTGATGAATGTGTAACTATTGGGTGGGAGTCTTAATATTAATGCTGATGTATGTGTAACTATGGGATGGGAGTCTTAATGTTAATGCTTATGTATGTGTAACTATTGGTTGGGAGTCTTAAAGTTAATGATGATGTATGTGTAACTATTAAGTGGGAGTCTTAATGTTAATGCTGATTTATGTGTAACTATTGGATGGGAGTCTTAATGTTAATGCTGATGTATGTGTAACTATGGGGTGGGAGTCTCAATGTTAATGTTGATGTAAGTGTAATTATGGGGTGGGAGTCTTAATGTTAATGCTGATGTATGTGTAACTATGGGGTGGGAGTCTCAATGTTAATGCTGATGTATGTGTAACTATTGGGTGGGAGTCTTTATGTTAATGCTGATGTATGTGTTACTATTAAGTGGGAGTCTTAATGTTAATGCTGATTTATGTGTAACTATTGGATGTGAGTCTTAATGTTAATGCTGATGTATGTGTAACTATGGGGTGGGAGTCTCAATGTTAATGCTGATGTATGTGTAACTATTGGATGGGAGTCTTAATGTTAATGCTGATGTATGTGTAACTATGGGGTGGGAGTCTCAATGTTAATGCTGATGTATGTGTAATTATGGGGAAGGAGTCTCAATGTTAATGCTGATGTATGTGAAACTATGAGGTGGGAGTCTCAATGTTAATGCTGATGTATGTGTAATTATGGGGTGGGAGTCTCAATGTTTATGCTGATGTATGTGTAACTATTGGGTGGGAGTCTTAATGTTAATGCTGATGTATGTGTAACTATGGGATGGTAGTCTTAATGTTAATGCTGATGTATGTGTAACTATTGGTTGGGAGTCTTAATGTTAATG
Proteins encoded in this window:
- the LOC128234557 gene encoding alanyl-tRNA editing protein Aarsd1-like, encoding MSFACQKNSYLKEFDTVVKSCVQSELKTGKKDVVQGFEVILEDTILFPEGGGQPDDRGTINEVPVLRVTRRGAEAVHFVTKAIEAGTSVHMVVDWVRRFDHMQQHSGQHLITAVTETLYGWPTTTWNLGEKTSFIELDTPKMTEEQMQTLESEINKTIRQGVKVFPTLYENKDDPALAEARCRGLPDDHEGPVRVLAIEGIDSCLCCGTHVTNVTDLQVVKLLLTEKGKRKNSINLHFVCGDRVLQYLGRAVQVERSLNVLLKGPLEQHFELAEKAVKGYKNSNKTVQNLLRDVASLEAEKFRNQSDKPPYFICHRKEGDIDFLNTLIKELNDESLLTLATAGEDKAPGFVMMSGPEEMVKDLGPKIMELLEGKGGFSKGRYQGKANKLQNRTKAAQLVQEAAKTLKQTPSEP